TGATGAAATCCAAGGTATATGTCATATACGTAGTGGATATTATGCCCTTTGTAGGACTCCCCACAGAGGGGTTTTGGGAAACTATGAAGGAGATATTAGAGGAAGAAGGTAAAGAAGCATTTAAGAAGATAGAGAATATGGCAGAAGAGATAGGGGTTGATATTACTACGGAGATCTTAGAAGGTAGTCCTGTTAAGGAGATAGTGGAATATGCAGAGAAAAAAGGTATAGATCTTATAGTTATGGGAACATCTGGGAAAAGTGGAATAGATAAATTACTATTAGGTAGTGTAGCAGAAAAGGTCAGTAAAAAAGCCCATTGTCCTGTACTCCTTGTAAAGATGATAAAAGAAGAGAAGAAAGAATTATAAGATTAATTTTATTTTTCTTGCATGGTGGTATTGTACTTTTTTATATAAAAAACTACAAAATAATCTACACAAACAATTTATATACAATTAATATACTAATTTTTAAAGTGTTATTTTTTGTATCTTAACTTTTATCTTCATCCATATGTGATAGTGAAGATAATTACCACTTAGAATTTTTACATATTTATGATGAAATAAAGTACATCTGTACTTTAAAAATTAGAATAAAGGGATATTATGAAAATCAGTAATATAACATTATCTGTAAAGACTAGACTATTTGCTCCTTATTTGATACTACTTTTTCTTCTTATAATTACTACTATCTTATCTGTTGTATCCCATAATGATATATTGAAAGATGGAGATGTTATAAATATTGCAGGAAAACAAAGAATGTTAATTCAGAAAATGTCAAAAGATGCATTCATGGTTGGTATGGGATATGTGGAATATAAAGAAGATATGATAAAAAGTGCAGAAGAGTTTGATAAGAATCTACAGGATCTAATTAACGGTAACCCTGAAAGGGGAATTCCTCCTGCTCCAGATAATGTCAAACAACAGTTACTTAAAGTTAAAAAACTCTGGGATCCATTTTACGAGAAAATTAAAATAGTCTATACAAAGGATCCTAAAGATCC
The genomic region above belongs to Methanofervidicoccus abyssi and contains:
- a CDS encoding universal stress protein, with amino-acid sequence MLYRKILIPTDNSKVSIEAARHGLEIAKLMKSKVYVIYVVDIMPFVGLPTEGFWETMKEILEEEGKEAFKKIENMAEEIGVDITTEILEGSPVKEIVEYAEKKGIDLIVMGTSGKSGIDKLLLGSVAEKVSKKAHCPVLLVKMIKEEKKEL